The segment GGATCTAgatcaattctttgaatTGTCTACAGACTTAGTAGCCAATTTTCCATCGACAACACTTTCAATAACATATTCAAACACTGCCAAAAAGCTATCTTCCAAAGCATCTAAATCAACTACTACTGACGAATCTTCCTCCACTACGAAACACAAACCACCAACACATACGATAAACATCAAACTATTTGAACCACATACCGGTAAATGtttgaaatacaaaaccacaaaacaaaaggaatTCAGTCGTGTATTAAACGTGTTGGGTCCGCAAGGTGTGAACAGTAATGGATTAGGATTGGCTAGCTTGAtgtcaaatcaaaaatatgtTCCTGAACCTGTAGTAGAAGAAAGTAAGAAAGATGCTGGTGCTGATGATGCCGTCTTGACCAAGGAGAATACAccagttgttgaagagaGTACGACAGCCACGGGTGGATctaaaaagaagaataagaaaaagaagaaaaagaattaaaGAGTAATtagtttgttgatggaGTAAAAAGAGCTGGGTTTGGTGGATTGAAGCAGTTGCGTTGCTGTGTTCATGACCATTTTCAGATTGGTTGCCATGTTGCATATTGAGaaacttcaaaataatCATTTATGTTAGTTTATCCTTTACATATATATTAGTATAATGACTACAAAACAACCAGTTGTTACAATTACAGCCTATGTAAAGCACTTATGGGAGTCATATACCCCCACGAAATTAGAATTTGCAATATTTAGCTTTGTATTTCTTCTCCACCTCTCTTTTAGCCCAGTGACATGACCTCTACTTAAACAAGTTCTTGAATTTAGAAATAAGACTTTCTCGTTTAGTCCCACTGCCTTGTCTCTCAACAGAGGGCCtattatcaaatgatcCCGGAATTCTAAGTGcatgttgaattgaatcatGCTGATTAGGTGTTGTAGTGGATGATGAGCTCGAGCCAATGACAGGGGTTTGACTGCCGGATGATGTAGGTGCTCTAAGAGTAGACTCTGAAGGGTGTGCCAACAATGTGGGTTTCTCGGGCTTCTTTGCAGCATGGGCTGTTGCAGTTGCGGTTGCAGCATTTGCAGTAGCAGTTGGAAATTTTGCACTAGATTCTGTCACTGGTGTGCCCGTGTGATCTTCAGATTCTTCTACAGCTTTATGAGGTGTGGGTTCCTCGGAGCTGGGTGATCCATCAATATGTTCGAAATCAGAAGAAGTAGGAGGGCTTGAAACAGCAGCGaatgaagaggatgatgatgtaggATCAATTCCAGTAGCTTTTTGATCATGCACTGGCACCTGCTTGGATTTTTCTGGTGCAACATATTCTTTGATGCCTTCATCCTCTTGCAATGATTCAGTAGGAATTTGTTCGGCATTAATACCAGTCTGTTTGCTTTCGTCAACCGCTTGCTCTTTGaactctttttcttcatgATATTTGCCCTCAACATTGTTGACTACCTCATCGCCATCAGTTACAGCCAAAACAACCGGCTCATCCACCTGAACAACTGCACTTCCTTCGTCATCAAGTTTCAAACTGTCATCTCTTTCTGGttcctcttctttctcctcttcaacaagtatTAAATGCTCAGCGTGGATAACATTGTTGGCATTTCCATGTTCATCAGTGACAATTGGATACGAATCAAGAGTTGTCCAATTACCATCtataataaatttgaaaatgatatCCTGTTTTTCAGGAAGTGTGATTGTTTGCTCAAATGGTGGTGTAGTGATTTCTGGAAGACTTTTGGACCAGTTGTCAAACGTTCCAGTAATTTGCACAGATTTCACATTATCTGGTGCTTCAATAACGTACTGATACATCTGTGAACTAAACTTAACCTCCTTCTATCCCTGATTTGTGGTTATTAGATATAACTTCGTAAAATGCGAATTTGTTATACTTTGTAGTTGATTTGTAcgaagaaatcaatttggatcCAATAGCTATGGATAAATACCTTTCGGGATtaaatgaaaagaaaagtgaTGATTAGTCTATATTGttttttattgttgaaattttataTTGATAGTTGTGGCTCTAAAAGATAACAAAataaatataaacaaaatttagATCCTACATCCCCTCCACCATTGTCTGTCTTTCATATCCcttgttttattttcttttcaccCTGAACATATCTTAGAGTGCTTGAGGTTGAGTTAATATATCTCCCTACTGTTTATAAACAACACTTGATTCCAACACGTGTAACATACAATCTTTCCGTGCAATGCTAATGTCTCCTTTGATTTGTACCAATCTCCGTTTTGTGACTCCCATTTTTTTTGGCTCTGTTTTGCGCAATCCCCCAAATCGAATCATGTAACAAAACCACAACATTGCCTTCATTTTTGTATCACAACATATATGTAACCCAAAACAAGAAGCTATTGGCTTTGCTCTCTTTCTTTCGTACCGTCAACTTATACTGTGATTTGCGTTGTGATTTTCTTTGAGATTGCTATCAAATAAACTGTTACACAAAGTAGATGCCAACAATATTTCTTTCTGTCAGAGTTCAGTTTTCACTGATTATCACTTAAAATTGCCATACAAGTGTAGAAGGATTGCTCAAGTAGCACCCTGCTCGTAATGTAATACAAACAGCTGAGTGTGATTCTGACATAGAGGGTCCCTCGGTCTAGATAggttgaaacaaaatcatattCATGAAATAGTCCCTTCGGATCTATACGTCCGAAACTATTTTTTTAgctttgtgtaattttGGCATTTCTAAAGAATTCCTTCGTCTCCACCACCTGATATGATGGATGAAAAGATGCCCAGATAGATCTGCGTCTATAACAGGAAAGCCGCATACTTTATACAAAACATCTATAATTAAAATACAATAATCTATACACACATAACTCCTTTTTAAAACCATTTGACCCTAACATATATCGAACAAATAGCAATCAATCTATAAATAACAAGACAAGCAAAAATTCCTCCAAACATAGCACCTATATTTGCTTCTAAATTGTAATATTGCAAAACATCATGTCCTGTTTTGAAACTACAATCACCAATAGAATCACATGAAAAAGTTTGGTTCTTGAACCCTAAATTAGCACAAATCGAAACGGCATACTTCATAGGACTCAAATAATTCATagctttgaaaaaatgaGGCATATGTAACGACATTGTACCGCCCATGAACACGGCAATAATGATAAGATTCGATAAAACATTTGTTGCAACTTCCATATGTTTAAAAACactgttgaaaaagattccaattgattcaccacaattgattgatatgAACCCAGTAGCAAACATGGCAAAATACATGGAGGCATTGCGAGGTAATCCacacacaaacacaatcaatgctgaaaaaaagaaacatgGAATAATCTCTGTTGGTAATTCATTGAGGAGGTATGATATTCCAAATTCTGTAACCCCATAAATGCCATCTCTATACTCTTGGTAGAACAAATCTCTTTCAAATGGATATAAACTGATGTTATTGACAAATCCCACAAAgtacaaattcaacactTCTTGAATCAAACCTAATCTGTTGTTGATACCATCTTGAGTATTCTTCAAAGGAGCGAAAAACAATGTATGGACGATAGTGAGGAAAACAGTTTGGCCAATTCGACTAATGATACTATCTTTCGATCTAAATGATGTCAACAATTGTCTGTTTGTAACTGTGGAAAATGTATGAACAAAGGGTAATCGtctaaaataaaattgagaCAAGTCAATAATTTGACGTTGAGCATTAGTAGCAACTTTCTTGTCATGATGATTCACATTATAAGCCCAGTTGCTAACCAACATCTCAATCCGGTTGTCCACTGCTTGtgcatcatcatcctcgGAACTATGACTGACCAAATCCAAGATGTAATCGGcaatattcaattgactATGATTAGTAAAGCCAATATTTGCCAAATATTGTACAATTCCATGAGCACTTCCATTGTAAATCACATTACCACCTTTACccaaaaacaacaagctTCCAAAGCTTAAAAACATTTCTTCACTTGGTTGATGAATGGTGAGGATCACCGTAGttccattttcaattgccAATTCAGataacaagttgaaaatggCCTTTGCTGTAGATGAGTCCAATCCCGATGTTGGCTCatccaaaaacaatactTTTGGTTTCGAAAGTAACTGAATGGATATACTCAATCTTCTCTTTTCACCACCTGATAAACCTTTGGCATAGTCATCTCCAACCAAAGTATCAGCACAATCAACCAACCCAGTTTGTCTGATTAATTTATTGACAATTCTAGGAATAGCAGGGTGTTGGTCCAAAGGTAAACGTAACTTAGCTTGATAATACAAGGTTTCACGCACGGTCAAGTTGGAAATTAATGAACTATCATGTTGGGTGACATATGCTGAAATACGATTCAACTCACTGCGAGAAATGTCCTGAATTCCATTAACTTTAATATCACCTGACGCAATAAATGATGTTGACCTATCCAACCTGTTTGATAAGTAGTTAAGACAAGTACTTTTGCCACTACCTGAAGGACCCATGATACAGTTAACTGCATTGGCTTTAAAGATGGCATTCACGTTGTTTAATAATGTTTTGGTTCCCACTTGTTTTCCCcagaatttcttttccttgaTTGACAAATGTACATTGTGTAACTCAAGATCAATTGGGTATCTGTCTTCAACTATCTCACTTGCTGAGACTGTTTGATTGGACTGGAACTCTGCCTCATTCTCGATAGTATCATCAGTAACTTTTTCACTTTTATCCTTGCTATCGTTtgattcatcttcttctccaagtttattttttttagtCTTGGCCATACCAACATCAAGATTCTTCAATCTCAAAGCGACCCCTGAAAGGACAACGAATCCAGTCACCCAAACAATTAATATACCAATTGGCTCTGCTATCCAGTTCTGAGGAAAGCCCCAAATATGTAATTGCACATTACCATCATACTCAGCACAGCTACTCTCATCGTCATAAGGACAATCACCAACCCAATCGGTAAATTGATTTGCAGTCAACGCACCAAATCCGTACCAAAAATATGCCAAGTACTTTAACCATCTAACATAAACTGGCATAGTCTTAGCGTTGACAAAATAACCAGAAGCAGAGttctgaatttgataaagcAAGTTGATATACATCGTGGACATTGGCATACTGGAGGAAATAGCATATATCAATAAAGTACTGCTCATACATGccaattgaacaagtaaCGTCACAGTAAAGTAAATTCCAAAATGTGACCCATTTCCTACACGAAGTCCCCACATAAAAAAAGTGATCACTGACCAGATGATAGTCATGGGTAAGTCCTCCAACAAGAACTTGGCCAACCTTCTGGACAATATGAATGCAGGGATGCTTGTAACGTGTTCTTGATACTCGCGATAGAAATAAGCACCATCGGTATTCCACAATCTCTCAACTTCAATAAACATGGCACAGAAACCCACTACTTCCAATACAACATATTGTACCGATATCAATGACCTGATACCAGCAAGATCATGTTTAGGACGGTAAAAAATCCATCCAAGTGTAACTGCAAGAAACACAAATCCAAGGTTTAGCACCAAGAGAGTTTGAATATCACGGTATGTCAACATGAATGTACGTTTTGTCAACACCACAAGCTCTTGCATAAAAGAgatttgatcttgtttaGGAGTGGCAAATAATTTCAAGTTCTCCAAAAATTGTGCTTGATCCTTCTTTGTAGTACTATTGTATTCATAGGAATGATCGTCCTTCCAAGTTTCAACCAAATGATTAATTCTAGCGGCTGACTTTAGCTCATTCTCAACAGTACTTGAATCTTTCACTGACAAGCTCATAACATGGTCACTGATATGTTGGTTCATCTCTGGTGCATAGcccaactttgaaaaatagCTTTGGGCTTCATTTTTGAGATTTCCATAGTAGACCAACCTACCACCTTTTGTTAACAAGCACACCTTATCGAACAAGTCACAGATCTCTGGTCTTGGTTGATGGATCGATAAAATGACAGTGATTCCATATGTGTTTGAAGCAAGCTTGTGTAACAATTGTACCAATTTCAACGACGAGGAGGTATCTAATCCTGTGGTTGGTTCATCAAGAAACAATATTGATGGACGAGATAACAATTGAATTGCCAAGCTTACTCTTCTTTGTTCACCACCAGATAAAGTTGTTGTATGCAGTGAGAATTGGCAAATCCTagtatttttcaaatggcTCAACTCCAACACATCAATAATATAACCAATCAACTCCAGCTTCTCTTCTTGACTGACATATGGTGGTAACCTCAAATCAGCTTGAGTTTGAAACGTTTCCAACACAGTCAACCCaggtaaaaagaaatccGTTTGAAGTAGATATGCATGTTTGATGTGCTTGATTGATTCGCTTGATCTTATGTATTCAATGCTTCCTGAGTACTCCAATTTCTTATTCTTTACATTTGTCCTTTGTGATAACGTATGCAATAAAGTTGTCTTACCTGCTCCAGAACCTCCCATCAAGGCAATCAATTCTCCACTATTGACATCAAACGAAATATCATTAAGTATTTTAGACGATTTGACGTTGAAATTATCCTTTTCGTCTGCATGATGTGGGTCCTTGTTTTTAACTTTTGACTTTACAGCAACACTCAAATTGCGCACTTTCAAACCAACCCTTTGGTCCAAAGGGATTTCAAGCACGTTTGATTCCTTCATTTGCTCAGCTTGTGTATAGTGTTATATAATAAAATAGTTTGACATAAGGCTATAGCAGGAACGGAGTAGGACTGTGATTAAGGAATATGAAATCTTATTTATATATCGTTGAAGCGCATATGGtacaaaaatttttacCTTTTCTCTATTTGATGTTTTTATATTCATCATAGTTATTACTAATTTCATTTAATTGActgatttttttcttggATTTGCGCAATTGAGTGCAATTACCACAAAACAGAACattttatccaatttgCACGCCCTATGTATACGAAAGTAAAACACATAAGTGTGCGCATATTTGAGAAGGTTAACTGTTTCGTCAAGACACTTCAAGACTGTTAATACCTCAACTCccttcatttgaaaatttcacgatgaattcaatgaagaaaaacTTCTGTTGTTAAAATAGTAGTTTAACCTCGGCTGAGCAAAGGAAAAgcaaatttttttttccaaagcGCAATTAAGAATTGGTTGCGCTTTCTATGCCCTAATTTGTAAAAAGTTGCCTTTTTCCAAGAAAAATTTTACATCGTTCCAATTCGCACATGTATACGATCATTTCATATGTTTCCATATATGACTGAAGAATTTTTGAGAATGTCGGTGATTCTGTTCCTGCCTCTCTCATTAATTCTTGGTCGTATTGAGTGATTTATTGTAGTGTGAATGAGTTGCTATCTTTTAATAAAATATAGTGGTCTCTATATTCCAGGTTCCACGGGGAATGCTTCGTAACAGCCGGTTGGTTCAAGAGCTGACATTATTTGAGTGATAAGTCTACAAGTAATTAAATTATCATACCACTCTCAGATATTTATAAACTCCATCCTCCAAATAGAATACTCTCAACCACGGGTCTATACGACCATTTGGATCTGAACTACTCAAAACCCTTTCCCGTGTGCTTCAGAGATTCAAGTGGAACAAGctatattttgaaaaaacagGCGCATTCCTTTTGTTACCCTTTTCTTACGCAAATAACACTTAAAGAACTTGTATTCGATTCGATctataaataaataattgTGAGTAAAATTCTGTACGTAGATGTTATGCGTCATTCTCTTTGGGTAAGATAAACTTATCTTCCTTCAGAAGATGCGTTTTGTTGGCAATAAATGCATTATGGCCTAAACACGATTCTTGGCATAGCTTCGTCATAAATTTACAGAACAAGAATGCGCAAAGCGCATTGCAATCAAGATACCATCAACCCATGACACATTTCCCATAACTTCTCCTAATTGGAGGAAGCGCTGAAACACTGAATATAGATGGGTCACCCAATTAatcttttttcaatgacaTTCTggccaatttcaaaactcCCTCTTCACTGGCTGCGCCTCCAATAAACCCAGCAGCATGGATAAAAATACAACCTTCAATACCAGCTTTTTCACTCAATTCTTCGTCCCTTAATCCTCTCAAAGGTTCAGGTAAACCTAATCTGAATTCAAATGAACTTGAAGTGACACTTACGGTCGAAACCCTCCACTTACCGCTGGAATCTTTAAACAAGACAAACTTAATAGCACCCTCGGCATTGTTGtccttttcaataacaTACAAGTGTTCTTTCCAAGGGCAGAATTGTGACAACACAAGAATTTCACCACTAGGATCAACctcaaatcttttgttgaaggCCTCTTCAACGATAGACTTAGCTGGAAGCCAACCTTTGCCGTATCCTTCcaacaaattgacaaatacTTTACCCATAAGCTCGCTagaaatattgaattggCGGTCATAATCTGCATCTGTGCAGCTTTCGTTCCATCttggattcaatttggaGACTATAGATGGTAATGTAATATTTCTGTCATTAAACTTCGGTTCCACATCCTTAGGATAGTTGTTGATACCGTTATCATTTGCATCTAAGCTTTCAATAAACTCCTTGTACACTTTGTCGTACAACAACTCTATGTTTTTGTCTTCCAATGACAATCCCAATACTTCCTTGATGATATCTCTACCGAAGTGTTTATATACTAAACCTGCTGATGATAATTTCgtttgatatttttcattgaatGTAGTATCAAATTCACGTTGATGGTGATCAAAGAACTTCTTTCCATCATATTTTCCtccaacatcaacaacaatatcacTTGATTCCCAATCTTGTGGATTTCTCGATCTTACGAGCTCGGcgttttgaaattgtggtAAAAGCTTGAGCATATATACAGCCAAAGATTCATCGGCGTGGAATGATCCCGAATGGGTACAAATTTTAACCATTTTGTCTATTTTGAGCTTCTTGGACATTAAATGGTGGAGTATCTGAGAAGAGAGTGAGATGagatgttttttttttcatagATGGATTTTCACCAAGTAGAGAAACCTCTGTTCATTGAAACAAGTCGAATAAGCGCATTTTGGACTACTTTCTATTTGATCAAGACTAGTTATATATGGCTCCAGAGTTTACGTTGTGCTTAATTTCCACTAATTTTTTAATTCAAGGTCCCACATTTAGACTATTTCATACACAACTTTTACACAAACAAACTGTCAGCTAACCTTAGAGCCCTTGACCCTATTGTGTCTTCTTCTCTGGCTTAGGCAATTGAATCAAGGCCAAGTAATGAATTATTTTCTCTCTGAAACCAAAATACTTTTGCGTCAATTGAGGATTGTTCAATCGGTTGACGTATCCGTTCCATGTTTGGTCCAATTGGCTGACTGCAGCTTTAGTAAATTGATTATTGTCATACCTCAACTTGTTAAAAACAATCACTGCAACCAAGAGAAATACCTTAGTGGCGTACTGTACAACATTCCACTTCAATAATAACCAAAATGTGCTAATCAACACATCAAAGGCTAGCATAACGGCcaatacaatttcaacactCGATGCAGCTGACAACGCAGgttgattgaattgagttgtgaagttgttgatggcTGAATTGACTCTTTGCTGTGTAGGGATGGAAGGAATGGCAATTGTTAACAAgttgttttggaaataaGTGAGTGCATGGAACACAGCAAAGATAATGTATGAGTACAACACGGTTTGTGCTTGGTTGTCAAGGATATAACTGGCAATGTAGAAAACAACTGCCAAACTCAAGTATTGAACATTCTCGTCTCTGATCAATCTGGCGGGGGTAACTTTAGGTGCAGAGCGTTTGACGTACACTTGTTTCAACACAATCAAGTAGGTGACAATGATCGACAACAATGTGAAGCGGTAGTACTTCAACGAGGCTGCATGTCTGAACAATATAGCTGTCAATGAGCTCAATGCAAAGAAAAGGATAGCAAATACATGACCCAAAAACCAGTAAAACTGTTGCGTCTTGAGGAGTGATGTCAATTGCTGTGCTGGTGAGCTAGACTGCACCTTGGCAGTTGACGACGCTGAGGTGGTGGTAGCTTTTGGCGGCATTGGATGAAGCTAGCTGATGTAATAGATGGAATAGTGTGGCTGGAAATTgaagtgatgatgaaagatgaaattCGTGATTTTTCCGACTTTGATTGCGCATAATCCTAGCACATACGCGATACTGCACAAGACAATAGGGTCATTATGCACAATACTCAGCACTAGAAAACCACAATTATATATAAAAGAAGGATATTAAAGTATTAAAGTATATACTAAATCATATAGCATAAAATAGTTCCCCAGCTACTTTCCAAGTAATCTGGTTGAGGGTGAGCCCAAAGCACATTATAGGGATGTACTTTCTTATAGTAAAGTACACCTTAATCCGACGTCAAGGCCCGAGATCATAACCGTTATGCATTCCAAAGTAACGTATCTGATTTTCACGGTGCTAAATAACTTTCTTATTAACTTTCGTCTCCCTATATCTTTATACACCTATCCGAACCTTTTCTATTCTATATTGA is part of the Candida orthopsilosis Co 90-125, chromosome 2 draft sequence genome and harbors:
- a CDS encoding ABC transporter: MKESNVLEIPLDQRVGLKVRNLSVAVKSKVKNKDPHHADEKDNFNVKSSKILNDISFDVNSGELIALMGGSGAGKTTLLHTLSQRTNVKNKKLEYSGSIEYIRSSESIKHIKHAYLLQTDFFLPGLTVLETFQTQADLRLPPYVSQEEKSELIGYIIDVLELSHLKNTRICQFSSHTTTLSGGEQRRVSLAIQLLSRPSILFLDEPTTGLDTSSSLKLVQLLHKLASNTYGITVILSIHQPRPEICDLFDKVCLLTKGGRLVYYGNLKNEAQSYFSKLGYAPEMNQHISDHVMSLSVKDSSTVENELKSAARINHLVETWKDDHSYEYNSTTKKDQAQFLENLKLFATPKQDQISFMQELVVLTKRTFMLTYRDIQTLLVLNLGFVFLAVTLGWIFYRPKHDLAGIRSLISVQYVVLEVVGFCAMFIEVERLWNTDGAYFYREYQEHVTSIPAFILSRRLAKFLLEDLPMTIIWSVITFFMWGLRVGNGSHFGIYFTVTLLVQLACMSSTLLIYAISSSMPMSTMYINLLYQIQNSASGYFVNAKTMPVYVRWLKYLAYFWYGFGALTANQFTDWVGDCPYDDESSCAEYDGNVQLHIWGFPQNWIAEPIGILIVWVTGFVVLSGVALRLKNLDVGMAKTKKNKLGEEDESNDSKDKSEKVTDDTIENEAEFQSNQTVSASEIVEDRYPIDLELHNVHLSIKEKKFWGKQVGTKTLLNNVNAIFKANAVNCIMGPSGSGKSTCLNYLSNRLDRSTSFIASGDIKVNGIQDISRSELNRISAYVTQHDSSLISNLTVRETLYYQAKLRLPLDQHPAIPRIVNKLIRQTGLVDCADTLVGDDYAKGLSGGEKRRLSISIQLLSKPKVLFLDEPTSGLDSSTAKAIFNLLSELAIENGTTVILTIHQPSEEMFLSFGSLLFLGKGGNVIYNGSAHGIVQYLANIGFTNHSQLNIADYILDLVSHSSEDDDAQAVDNRIEMLVSNWAYNVNHHDKKVATNAQRQIIDLSQFYFRRLPFVHTFSTVTNRQLLTSFRSKDSIISRIGQTVFLTIVHTLFFAPLKNTQDGINNRLGLIQEVLNLYFVGFVNNISLYPFERDLFYQEYRDGIYGVTEFGISYLLNELPTEIIPCFFFSALIVFVCGLPRNASMYFAMFATGFISINCGESIGIFFNSVFKHMEVATNVLSNLIIIAVFMGGTMSLHMPHFFKAMNYLSPMKYAVSICANLGFKNQTFSCDSIGDCSFKTGHDVLQYYNLEANIGAMFGGIFACLVIYRLIAICSIYVRVKWF
- a CDS encoding adhesin-like protein, which gives rise to MKENFRQSIATKSLSTYIYRNSMPTIKDLDQFFELSTDLVANFPSTTLSITYSNTAKKLSSKASKSTTTDESSSTTKHKPPTHTINIKLFEPHTGKCLKYKTTKQKEFSRVLNVLGPQGVNSNGLGLASLMSNQKYVPEPVVEESKKDAGADDAVLTKENTPVVEESTTATGGSKKKNKKKKKKN